In one window of Allorhodopirellula heiligendammensis DNA:
- a CDS encoding sulfatase family protein, producing MISYDCRNRIVWVSIFLLAAITSAAAEEQRRPNVILMMSDDQGWGDVGFNGNADVMTPNLDSMAAAGVRFNRFYAAAPLCSPTRGSCLTGRFPFRFGILAAHTGGMRVGEITIPEMFRKQDYATGFFGKWHIGWVKPDEVGTRGFYSPPSHHGFDEYFATTSAVPTWDPTVTPADWGSWGGEPGQPWKGGFPYVHNGVEAKENLDGDDSRVIMDRVIPFVESHADAPFFATVWFHAPHEPVVAGESYKQPYRKFGKARQNYYGCITAMDEQIGRLRAKLRELGIEKRTLIFFCSDNGPADGLAKKGVASAGPFKGHKHTMYEGGVLVPACAEWPGVIPAGGATSVRCSTVDFLPTIAALTNNKKSQKDSRPIDGINLMPVIHGEVSQRPIPLFFGYRRLHQGIDGQALIAGNWKILREAKKNGRVRLYNLAEDPFEEHDLADQFPARAEQMGRQLSDLDASCQRSRDGADYRY from the coding sequence ATGATTTCTTACGATTGTCGAAATCGGATAGTTTGGGTTTCGATTTTTCTCCTGGCCGCGATAACGAGCGCGGCAGCCGAAGAACAACGTAGACCCAATGTCATATTGATGATGAGCGACGACCAAGGGTGGGGCGACGTTGGATTCAATGGGAATGCCGACGTCATGACTCCCAACCTGGACTCGATGGCCGCGGCGGGCGTGCGGTTTAATCGATTCTACGCGGCGGCCCCGCTCTGTTCACCTACTCGAGGTAGCTGTTTAACGGGTCGCTTTCCATTTCGTTTCGGTATTCTGGCGGCACACACCGGGGGAATGCGGGTAGGCGAGATAACCATCCCTGAAATGTTTCGCAAGCAAGACTATGCCACGGGCTTCTTTGGCAAGTGGCATATTGGCTGGGTCAAACCTGACGAAGTCGGCACCCGCGGCTTTTACTCGCCGCCATCGCACCACGGATTCGATGAGTATTTCGCGACGACGAGCGCAGTACCGACCTGGGACCCGACGGTGACTCCCGCAGATTGGGGCAGTTGGGGTGGTGAACCCGGCCAGCCGTGGAAAGGTGGCTTTCCGTATGTTCATAACGGCGTCGAAGCCAAGGAGAATCTTGATGGAGATGACAGCCGTGTGATCATGGATAGGGTGATCCCGTTCGTGGAGTCTCATGCGGACGCGCCGTTTTTCGCGACGGTCTGGTTTCACGCACCACACGAGCCCGTGGTCGCAGGAGAATCATACAAGCAGCCGTACCGTAAGTTTGGCAAAGCGCGTCAGAACTATTATGGCTGCATCACTGCCATGGACGAGCAGATTGGCCGATTGCGTGCAAAGCTTCGTGAGTTAGGCATTGAAAAACGCACGTTAATTTTCTTCTGCAGCGACAATGGTCCCGCGGATGGTTTAGCGAAGAAAGGTGTTGCGTCGGCAGGACCTTTCAAAGGCCATAAACATACGATGTACGAAGGCGGCGTGTTGGTACCGGCCTGTGCGGAATGGCCGGGTGTCATCCCTGCCGGTGGGGCGACCAGCGTTCGCTGCAGTACAGTTGATTTCCTGCCCACGATCGCCGCCCTGACGAACAACAAGAAATCGCAGAAAGACTCGCGGCCAATCGATGGAATCAATTTGATGCCCGTGATCCACGGGGAAGTATCCCAGCGTCCCATTCCACTGTTTTTCGGATATCGACGCCTCCATCAAGGAATCGATGGCCAAGCGTTGATCGCTGGCAACTGGAAAATTTTGCGGGAAGCTAAGAAAAATGGTCGCGTTCGGCTCTATAATCTGGCCGAGGATCCCTTTGAAGAGCACGATCTCGCGGATCAGTTTCCAGCGCGTGCTGAGCAGATGGGCAGGCAGTTGAGCGACCTGGATGCAAGCTGTCAACGAAGCCGCGATGGCGCGGATTACCGCTATTAG
- a CDS encoding DUF3500 domain-containing protein, which yields MLRKIGWITFPLVAVLGTCVVVYSQRPGARSGNNPTTDDPFVGITTSEGIRPELFSIKSTGVSTEPVRDAAKAFLAGLSEEQRQRTVFPVDDSEWRQWDNRHRPKRQGVGFDEMSAEQRTLAFELFGESLSAKGLKKTQDMMKLNGTLAELANNFDEYGEWLYWITVMGEPSDTEPWGWQLDGHHVVVNYFVLGDQVVMSPVFMGAEPVEAKAGKFKGTIVMQDEQNEGLAFMLSLTDDQRSKAILMKDKNGNNNLTEAYKDNIVLDYAGIIGAELSDEQKSGLLSLIEEYVGNMRDEHAEIRMSEVKEHLDETYFAWIGGTTDDSVYYYRIHSPVVLIEFDHQRRVAPFRTAEPTRDHIHTVIRTPNGNDYGKDLLRQHYHTHPH from the coding sequence ATGCTTAGAAAAATTGGATGGATCACGTTTCCGCTCGTCGCGGTCTTGGGTACTTGTGTTGTCGTGTACTCACAGCGACCAGGGGCTCGATCGGGCAACAATCCAACCACGGACGACCCTTTCGTCGGCATTACGACGTCCGAAGGTATTCGACCGGAATTATTTTCGATCAAATCCACCGGGGTATCGACCGAGCCTGTTCGCGACGCCGCCAAGGCATTCCTGGCGGGTTTGAGCGAAGAGCAGCGTCAGCGGACGGTCTTTCCTGTCGACGATTCCGAATGGCGTCAGTGGGACAATCGGCATCGACCGAAGCGACAAGGCGTTGGGTTCGACGAGATGTCCGCTGAACAAAGAACGCTGGCTTTCGAACTGTTCGGCGAGAGTCTGAGCGCTAAAGGGCTGAAGAAAACCCAGGATATGATGAAGCTCAATGGCACGCTCGCAGAACTCGCCAACAACTTCGACGAGTACGGCGAGTGGTTGTACTGGATCACGGTCATGGGCGAACCGTCCGATACCGAGCCGTGGGGTTGGCAGCTCGATGGGCACCACGTCGTCGTCAACTATTTCGTGCTAGGTGACCAAGTGGTTATGAGCCCAGTGTTCATGGGAGCGGAGCCGGTGGAAGCCAAAGCTGGAAAATTCAAAGGTACGATTGTCATGCAAGACGAGCAGAACGAAGGGTTGGCATTCATGCTGAGCTTGACCGATGACCAGCGGTCCAAGGCTATTTTGATGAAGGACAAGAACGGCAATAACAACTTGACGGAGGCGTACAAGGACAACATTGTGCTCGATTATGCCGGTATCATCGGAGCGGAGCTTAGCGATGAGCAGAAGAGCGGACTGTTGAGCTTGATCGAAGAATACGTGGGCAACATGCGTGACGAACACGCGGAGATCCGCATGTCGGAAGTGAAAGAGCACTTGGACGAAACTTACTTTGCTTGGATCGGCGGAACTACCGACGATAGCGTCTACTACTATCGGATTCACAGCCCCGTGGTCTTGATCGAGTTCGATCATCAACGTCGGGTTGCACCGTTTCGGACCGCCGAACCCACACGCGATCATATCCATACGGTGATCCGAACTCCCAATGGGAATGATTATGGCAAAGATCTGTTAAGACAGCACTACCATACTCACCCTCACTGA